In a genomic window of Trichoderma atroviride chromosome 4, complete sequence:
- a CDS encoding uncharacterized protein (EggNog:ENOG41), whose product MTESVSKFAADVVLPKARDMDEAETMDPALVEQLFEQGLMGIEIPEDYGGAGMNFTSAIIAIEELARADPSVSVMVDVHNTLCNTAILKWGSEHVKRTYLPRLATDTVASFCLSEPVSGSDAFAMAARATETADGFVLNGSKMWITNSMEAGVFLVFANLDPSKGYKGITAFIVEKGTDGFSIAKKEKKLGIRASSTCVLNFDDVHIPKENILGERGQGYKYAISILNEGRIGIAAQMTGLALGAWENAVKYCWNDRKQFGSLIGEFQGMQHQFAQAYTEIAAARALVFNAARKKEAGEDFIKDAAMAKLYASQVAGRVSGLGVEWMGGMGFVREGLAEKFFRDSKIGAIYEGTSNIQLNTIAKLLQKEYTN is encoded by the exons ATGACCGAGTCCGTCTCCAAATTCGCCGCCGACGTCGTCCTCCCCAAGGCCCGCGACATGGACGAGGCCGAAACCATGGACCCGGCCCtcgtcgagcagctcttcgAGCAGGGCCTCATGGGCATCGAGATCCCTGAGGACTACGGCGGCGCGGGCATGAACTTCACCTcggccatcatcgccatcgagGAGCTCGCCCGCGCCGACCCCAGCGTCAGCGTCATGGTCGACGTGCACAACACGCTGTGCAACACGGCCATTCTCAAATGGGGCTCCGAGCACGTCAAGCGCACCTACCTGCCGCGCCTGGCCACCGACACCGTCGCCTCCTTCTGCCTCTCCGAGCCCGTGTCCGGCTCCGAcgcctttgccatggccgcccGCGCCACCGAGACCGCCGACGGCTTCGTCCTCAACGGCTCCAAGATGTGGATCACAAACTCCATGGAGGCCggcgtcttcctcgtctttgcCAACCTCGACCCCTCAAAGGGCTACAAGGGCATCACCGCCTTCATCGTCGAAAAGGGCACCGACGGCTTCTCCATtgccaagaaggaaaagaagctcgGCATCCGCGCCAGCAGCACCTGCGTCCTCAACTTTGACGACGTCCACATCCCCAAGGAGAACATCCTCGGCGAGCGCGGCCAGGGCTACAAGTACGCCATCAGCATCCTCAACGAGGGCCGCATCGGCATCGCCGCCCAGATGACcggcctcgccctcggcgccTGGGAAAACGCCGTCAAGTACTGCTGGAACGACCGCAAGCAGTTCGGCTCCCTCATCGGCGAGTTCCAGGGCATGCAGCACCAATTCGCCCAGGCCTACACCGAaatcgccgccgcccgcgccctcgtcttcaacgccgcCCGCAAGAAGGAGGCCGGCGAGGACTTTATCAAGgacgccgccatggccaagctctACGCCTCCCAGGTTGCCGGCCGTGTAAGTGGTCTCGGCGTCGAGTGGATGGGCGGCATGGGCTTTGTCCGCGAGGGTCTGGCCGAGAAGTTCTTCCGCGACAGCAAGATTGGTGCCATTTACGAGGGCACCAGCAACATCCA GCTCAACACcattgccaagctgctgcaaaaGGAGTACACCAACTAA
- a CDS encoding mitochondrial 37S ribosomal protein uS12m (BUSCO:EOG092D49XW) — MVSEAEEPVFSRCWLGELMAGSGLSHAGRGKQLKVRDAVDVRFRDCRYHVTVFSQPTCLVGRFGDGPRDIDIERLSYPSQHRASSRLPKAVQLRCPQWPPQSSAASSRQPSANPSQPPRHHPQYRPSLDSSNLNPPHPHQSSRHSVPPQPSQQLPHRKPPSTKSCAASARASARATPSPPALSNTHCPALKGVCLRVGVVRPKKPNSGERKTARVKLSSGAVVTAYIPGEGHNIQQHSVVLVRGGRAQDCPGVRYHLVRGALDLGGVASRTTSRSKYGTKKPKKATVG, encoded by the exons ATGGTTTCCGAGGCAGAAGAGCCGGTGTTTAGCCGTTGCTGGCTGGGCGAGCTCATGGCGGGGTCTGGATTATCACATGCTGGACGAGGGAAGCAGCTTAAAGTTCGGGATGCGGTAGATGTGCGGTTCCGAGATTGTAGATATCACGTGACTGTTTTCAGCCAGCCCACTTGCCTTGTTGGAAGATTTGGTGATGGGCCTCGAGATATTGATATCGAGCGACTCAGTTATCCATCGCAGCATCGCGCATCGTCCAGACTGCCAAAAGCAGTCCAATTGCGCTGCCCACAATGGCCGCCTCAATCCTccgcagcttcttctcgccagccCTCCGCCAATCCCTCACAGCCACCgcgccatcatcctcaatATCGCCCATCTCTCGACTCCTCCAATCTCAATCCTCCTCACCCTCATCAATCCTCTCGCCATTCCgtgccgccgcagccttctCAACAACTCCCGCACCGCAAGCCACCCTCAACCAAGTCCTGCGCGGCATCCGCAAGGGCAAGCGCGCGCGCCACGCCGTCTCCCCCCGCGCTGTCCAACACGCACTGCCCGGCTCTGAAAGGCGTTTGTCTGCGTGTCGGTGTCGTGAGGCCCAAGAAGCCCAACTCTGGCGAGCGCAAGACGGCGCGTGTGAAGCTTTCGTCTGGGGCGGTGGTTACGGCGTATATCCCTGGCGAGGGACATAATATCCAGCAGCATAGTGTGGTGCTTGTGAGGGGAGGGAGGGCGCAGGACTGTCCTGGTGTGAGATATCATTTGGTTAGAGGAGCGTTGGATTTG GGTGGTGTTGCGTCTAGAACGACGAGCAGGAGTAAATACGGaaccaagaagcccaagaaggcCACCGTGGGTTAA
- a CDS encoding uncharacterized protein (TransMembrane:1 (i7-25o)~CAZy:GT15): MASGNARYVRYLLIAFFTVLIFYFVTNSKYEGVDISKGTFAPGSNQQAQDGSKDTKPSTQKALTGDAKDFPLAMTPNDAGFNDLVGLAPGPRMNATFVTLARNSDVWEIARSIRQVEDRFNRRYNYDWVFLNDNPFDDTFKKVTTSLVSGKTFYGEIPKEHWSFPEWIDQDKAKKVREDMAERKIIYGDSIPYRHMCRFESGFFFRQPLMMNYEYYWRVEPSVELYCDIHYDPFRLMAEQGKKYSFVLSLYEYPATIPTLWESTKKFIKNHPEHIAADNTMKFLSDDGGDTYNNCHFWSNFEIGSLDWLRSKQYIDYFESLDKDGGFFYERWGDAPVHSIAAGLMLNKSEIHFFNDIAYWHVPFTHCPTGEKTRLDLRCHCDPKENFDWKGYSCTSKFFEANGMSKPEGWENQKD, from the exons ATGGCGTCTGGGAATGCGCGCTACGTGCGCTACCTGCTCATCGCATTCTTT ACTGTTTTGATCTTCTATTTCGTCACCAATTCCAAGTACGAGGGCGTCGACATCAGCAAAGGCACATTTGCCCCAGGCTCCAATCAACAGGCCCAAGATGGATCCAAAGACACCAAGCCTTCGACGCAAAAGGCTCTGACCGGCGATGCCAAAGATTTCCCTCTTGCCATGACGCCCAACGATGCCGGATTCAACgatctcgtcggcctcgcCCCCGGTCCTCGAATGAATGCCACTTTCGTCACTCTCGCCCGGAATAGCGATGTCTGGGAGATTGCTCGCTCGATCCGTCAGGTTGAGGACCGCTTCAACCGACGATACAACTACGACTGGGTCTTTTTGAACGACAATCCCTTCGATGACACGTTCAAAAAGGTCACCACATCTCTCGTTTCCGGCAAGACGTTCTATGGCGAGATCCCCAAGGAGCACTGGTCGTTCCCTGAATGGATTGACCAGGACAAGGCCAAAAAGGTTCGCGAGGACATGGCTGAGCGCAAAATCATCTACGGCGACTCGATTCCCTATCGCCACATGTGCCGCTTCGAgtctggcttcttcttccgccagCCACTGATGATGAACTACGAATACTACTGGCGAGTCGAGCCCTCCGTCGAGCTCTACTGCGACATCCACTACGACCCCTTCCGCCTGATGGCCGAGCAAGGCAAAAAGTACAGCTTCGTTCTCAGCCTGTACGAGTACCCGGCTACCATTCCTACTCTGTGGGAAAGCACCAAGAAGTTCATCAAGAACCACCCCGAGCATATTGCTGCCGACAACACGATGAAGTTCCTTAGTGACGACGGTGGTGACACGTACAACAACTGCCATTTC TGGTCCAACTTTGAGATTGGCAGCTTGGATTGGCTGCGCAGCAAGCAGTACATTGATTATTTCGAGTCTCTGGACAAGGACGGTGGTTTCTTCTACGAGCGTTGGGGAGATGCGCCTGTCCACTCCATTGCGGCAGGCCTCATGCTCAACAAGAGCGAGATTCACTTCTTCAACGACATTGCTTACTGGCATGTGCCCTTTACACACTGCCCCACCGGAGAGAAGACGAGACTCGACCTGCGCTGCCACTGTGACCCCAAGGAGAACTTTGATTGGAAGGGCTACTCTT GCACATCCAAGTTCTTCGAGGCAAACGGCATGTCAAAGCCCGAGGGTTGGGAGAACCAAAAAGATTAG